A single genomic interval of Saccharomyces eubayanus strain FM1318 chromosome IV, whole genome shotgun sequence harbors:
- the FIG1 gene encoding Fig1p gives MVVISVIWFFTKRMPRIFALIFNIITIFLLIFLLIGCYNPTNVSTFLVKYTFDESSPFYSIIEKSYEKSNTTLGLENVIIRSGYMGVCIDKIPSQYSAYNNMTTSSNTICYPRKDLSSVPLYKDLEIQLSNIASSGSKSQSSVVLDILKLAQLTSVNVLHPYILMATIILTILMFLFIVYVTVPKLPFKLFVNRFLLLLSPALVLTWGLGAMWTHVGINGSYRLVPSASMNIIDVKKGKKAATMAWFSFAFLLLDSTILWLIYLRDRKSLKEEIDNVPCAQNRYNNYTSSDSSTLHSKV, from the coding sequence ATGGTTGTTATTTCAGTAATTTGGTTCTTTACCAAACGTATGCCCAGAATATTTGCATTGATCTTTAACATAATCacaatatttcttttgattttcctTCTAATCGGTTGCTATAATCCGACAAACGTGTCAACTTTCTTAGTCAAGTACACGTTTGATGAGAGCTCGCCCTTCTATTCAATCATCGAAAAGTCatatgaaaaatcaaacacaACGTTGGGGCTGGAAAACGTCATTATAAGATCCGGCTATATGGGTGTTTGTATTGACAAAATACCCTCACAATATAGTGCATACAATAACATGACCACATCTTCCAATACAATCTGTTATCCGAGAAAAGATTTAAGCTCCGTTCCTTTGTATAAAGACTTGGAAATCCAATTATCCAATATTGCATCTTCCGGTTCCAAATCACAGTCTAGTGTTGTTttagatattttgaagttaGCGCAACTAACATCCGTTAACGTTTTACATCCATATATCTTGATGGCCACTATAATCTTAACGATCCTGatgtttttattcattGTGTATGTAACCGTTCCTAAGCTACCATTCAAATTATTTGTTAATAGATTTTTGTTGCTGCTAAGCCCGGCCTTAGTCTTAACATGGGGACTTGGAGCTATGTGGACACACGTGGGTATAAATGGTAGTTATAGATTAGTTCCCTCTGCAAGCATGAATATAATTGATGTTAAAAAAGGTAAGAAAGCAGCGACAATGGCATGGTTCAGTTTTGCATTCTTGTTATTGGATAGCACTATTTTATGGCTAATATATCTGAGAGATAGGAAAAGCTTAAAAGAGGAGATCGACAACGTCCCATGTGCACAGAATAGGTACAACAATTATACTTCTTCGGATTCGTCTACGTTGCACTCCAAGgtatag
- the CST26 gene encoding putative acyltransferase, with translation MLHNKINRNIRKVVVPGISLLVFFQGCIVLLFLQVTYKTIYCRNAIRRQSGLNETKRLFIVLLSSILHVVAPSAVRITTENATIPKGTFFKDLKENRILSHLKSNSVAICNHQIYTDWIFLWWLAYTSNLAANVFIILKKSLASIPILGYGMRNYNFIFMSRKWAQDKITMSNSLAGIDSNARGIGSLAGKSPERITEEGESIWNPEIVDPEQILWPYNLVLFPEGTNLSADTRQKSAKYAAKIGKEPFKNVLLPHSTGLRFSLQQLKPSVEVLYDITIGYSGLKKEEYGEQVYGFKSIFLEGRYPKLVDIHIRAFNVDDIPLNDENEFSNWLYKIWGEKDVLMEKYYSTGSFITDAEINHSVTDSFKINLIEITKILILPALTTLWLVYKLFVLFF, from the coding sequence ATGCTGCATAACAAGATAAATCGTAATATTAGGAAAGTTGTCGTCCCAggtatttctttattagTTTTCTTCCAGGGGtgtattgttcttttgttccTTCAAGTAACTTATAAGACTATTTATTGTAGGAATGCTATAAGAAGGCAAAGTGGTCTTAATGAAACCAAAAGACTGTTTATTGTCTTATTATCATCCATTTTGCATGTTGTCGCGCCATCTGCTGTGAGAATTACTACGGAGAATGCCACTATTCCCAAAGGGACGTTTTTTAAAGActtaaaggaaaatagaATTCTCTCCCATCTAAAAAGCAATTCAGTGGCCATTTGTAATCACCAAATATACACAGATTGGATCTTTTTATGGTGGTTAGCTTATACTTCAAACTTAGCAGCCAATGTGTTCatcatcttgaaaaaatcattagCGTCTATTCCAATTCTTGGTTATGGTATGAGAAACTATAACTTCATCTTTATGAGTAGAAAGTGGGCACAAGACAAAATCACCATGAGCAATAGCCTTGCCGGCATTGATTCGAATGCGAGAGGTATTGGATCACTTGCTGGGAAGTCCCCTGAACGTATAACTGAGGAGGGAGAGAGCATATGGAATCCTGAAATTGTTGACCCAGAACAGATCCTTTGGCCGTATAATTTAGTCCTCTTTCCTGAAGGTACAAATCTCAGTGCTGATACCCGACAAAAGAGCGCTAAATACGCTGCAAAAATTGGGAAAGAACCATTCAAGAACGTTTTATTACCACATTCTACAGGATTAAGATTCTCATTACAACAGTTAAAACCAAGTGTTGAGGTTCTTTATGATATAACAATTGGTTACTCCggtttaaaaaaagaggaataCGGTGAGCAGGTATATGGGTTCAAGAGCATTTTTTTAGAAGGAAGATATCCCAAGTTAGTTGATATTCATATCAGAGCATTTAATGTCGACGATATTCCATTGaatgatgaaaacgaaTTCTCAAATTGGTTGTATAAAATCTGGGGTGAGAAAGACGTTTTAATGGAAAAGTACTATTCGACAGGTTCGTTTATAACTGATGCCGAAATAAACCATTCGGTTACTGATAGCTTCAAGATAAACCTTATTGAAATAACCAAGATATTGATACTACCAGCTTTGACGACACTTTGGTTAGTCTATAAACTCTTCGTCTTGTTTTTCTAA
- the FAT1 gene encoding long-chain fatty acid transporter FAT1 codes for MSPVQVVIFVLTRIFLLFFRLIKIIVTPIQKPLGYLFGDYFEELDRKHGFKEDWYIIPYFLKGVFCYILSVRRHRFQNWYLFIKQVQQNGDHPAISYARPLAEKGEFQLETYTYSETYDIVLRLSHILHSNYNVQAGDYVAIDCTNKPLFVFLWLSMWNIGAIPAFLNYNTKGTPLVHSLKISNITQVFIDPDASKPISESEEEIKNALPNIKLNYFEEQDLMRQLLNPQSPEFLQEDDVRTPLSLTDFQPSMLIYTSGTTGLPKSAIMSWRKSSVGCQMFGHVLHMNNESTVFTAMPLFHSTAALLGACAILSKGGCIALSHKFSASTFWKQVYLTEATHIQYVGEVCRYLLHTPVSKYERMHKVKVAYGNGLRPDIWQDFRKRFNIEVIGEFYAATEAPFATTTFQRGEFGVGACRNYGTIIQWFLSFQQTLVRMDPNDDSVIYRNSKGLCEVAPVGEPGEMLMKIFFPRKPETSFQGYLGNAKETKSKVLRNVFKHGDAWYRCGDLLKADKYGLWYFLDRMGDTFRWKSENVSTTEVEDQLTATNKEQYAQVVVVGIKVPKYEGRAGFAVIKLVDNSIDIATKIRLLNDSLSRLSLPSYAMPLFVKFVNEIKMTDNHKVLKKLYREQKLPKGLDGNDTIFWLKNYKRYEVLTTEDWEAIDAQTIKL; via the coding sequence ATGTCTCCCGTACAGGTTGTCATTTTCGTTCTAACGAGGATTTTCCTACTATTTTTTAGGTTGATTAAAATAATTGTAACCCCTATTCAAAAACCGCTTGGTTACTTATTCGGTGATTATTTCGAGGAATTAGATCGTAAACACGGGTTCAAGGAGGACTGGTATATTATCCCTTACTTTTTGAAAGGTgtattttgttatattcTTTCTGTGAGAAGACACAGGTTCCAAAACTGGTACCTGTTTATTAAGCAGGTCCAACAAAATGGTGACCATCCAGCTATTAGTTACGCCCGTCCCTTGGCTGAAAAGGGTGAATTTCAATTAGAAACTTACACATACAGTGAAACTTACGATATAGTGTTAAGACTATCCCATATCTTGCATTCTAACTATAATGTTCAAGCCGGTGACTACGTGGCAATTGATTGTACTAATAAACCCCTTTTCGTATTCTTATGGCTTTCCATGTGGAACATTGGTGCCATTCCAGCTTTCTTGAATTACAACACTAAGGGTACTCCGTTGGTGCACTCTCTaaaaatttccaatatTACGCAGGTGTTTATTGACCCTGATGCCAGTAAACCAATTAGTGAGtcggaagaagaaatcaagaacGCACTTCCCAATATTAAACTAAATTATTTCGAGGAACAAGACTTGATGCGTCAACTTTTGAACCCACAATCACCCGAATTCTTACAAGAAGATGACGTAAGGACACCATTAAGTCTAACTGATTTCCAACCTTCCATGTTAATTTACACGTCTGGGACAACAGGCTTGCCCAAATCTGCCATTATGTCTTGGAGGAAATCTTCTGTAGGTTGTCAAATGTTTGGTCATGTTCTACATATGAATAACGAAAGTACTGTTTTTACAGCCATGCCATTGTTCCATTCCACTGCTGCATTATTGGGTGCATGTGCAATCCTGTCCAAAGGTGGTTGCATTGCTTTATCGCATAAGTTCTCTGCGAGTACGTTTTGGAAGCAAGTCTATTTAACAGAAGCTACGCATATTCAATACGTCGGTGAAGTGTGTAGGTACCTTTTACATACTCCAGTTTCCAAATACGAAAGGATGCATAAGGTGAAGGTTGCTTACGGTAACGGCTTGAGACCTGACATTTGGCAAGATTTCAGAAAAAGGTTCAATATAGAAGTTATCGGTGAATTTTATGCCGCAACGGAAGCTCCTTTCGCCACAACCACGTTTCAAAGGGGTGAGTTTGGAGTTGGTGCTTGCAGAAACTACGGTACCATCATTCAATGGTTTTTGTCGTTTCAACAAACACTGGTGAGAATGGATCCAAATGACGATTCTGTTATTTATAGGAACTCTAAGGGTCTCTGTGAAGTGGCCCCTGTTGGCGAGCCAGGTGAAATgttaatgaaaatttttttccctcGAAAGCCAGAAACCTCATTCCAAGGGTATCTTGGTAATGCCAAGGAGACAAAATCAAAGGTTCTGAGGAATGTTTTCAAACACGGCGATGCCTGGTATAGATGCGGTGATCTGCTGAAAGCTGATAAGTATGGACTAtggtattttcttgatagaATGGGTGACACTTTTAGGTGGAAATCCGAAAATGTTTCTACCACCGAGGTAGAAGATCAGTTAACTGCCACTAACAAAGAGCAATACGCGCAAGTTGTTGTGGTTGGTATCAAAGTACCTAAATATGAAGGTAGAGCAGGTTTTGCCGTGATTAAGTTAGTCGATAACTCTATTGATATTGCCACAAAGATTCGGCTTTTAAACGATTCTTTAAGCCGATTAAGTCTACCGTCTTATGCAATGCCATTGTTTGTTAAATTTGTGAATGAAATCAAGATGACCGATAATCacaaagttttgaaaaagctttATAGAGAGCAAAAATTACCAAAGGGTTTAGATGGAAATGACACCATTTTTTGGctaaaaaattataaacGTTATGAAGTCTTAACTACTGAAGATTGGGAAGCCATTGATGCtcaaacaataaaattATAA
- the ATP3 gene encoding F1F0 ATP synthase subunit gamma: MLSRIVSNNAMRSVMCHQAQAGILYKTNPVRTYATLKEVEMRLKSIKNIEKITKTMKIVASTRLSKAEKAKISAKKMDEAEQLFYKNAETKNLDVEATESTTPKELIVAITSDKGLCGSIHSQLAKAVRRHLNNQPNADIVTIGDKIKMQLLRTNPDNIKLSINGIGKDAPTFQESALIADKLLSILKAGTYPKISIFYNDPVSSISFEPAEKPIFNAKTIEQSPSFGKFEIDADANVPTDLFEYTLANQMLTAMAQGYAAEISARRNAMDNASKNAGDMINRYSILYNRTRQAVITNELVDIITGASSLG, encoded by the coding sequence ATGTTGTCAAGAATCGTCTCTAACAATGCAATGCGTTCTGTGATGTGCCATCAAGCACAAGCGGGCATTCTCTACAAGACTAATCCAGTTAGAACTTATGctactttgaaagaagtgGAAATGCGTTTGAAATCCATTAAAAATATCGAGAAAATTACAAAGACTATGAAGATTGTCGCATCTACCAGATTAAGTAAAGCTGAAAAAGCTAAAATTTCTGCCAAGAAGATGGATGAAGCTGAACAGTTATTTTACAAGAACGCGGAAACCAAGAATTTGGACGTCGAGGCCACCGAATCCACCACTCCTAAAGAATTGATTGTTGCTATCACCTCTGATAAGGGATTGTGTGGTTCCATCCACTCTCAATTGGCTAAAGCTGTAAGAAGACATTTGAATAATCAGCCAAATGCTGATATAGTTACCATTGgtgataaaatcaaaatgcAACTTTTGAGAACAAATCCTGACAACATCAAGTTGTCTATCAACGGTATTGGTAAGGATGCCCCAACTTTCCAAGAATCTGCATTAATTGCTGATAAATTATTGAGTATATTGAAAGCTGGTACCTATCCAAAGATCTCCATTTTCTACAATGATCCAGTGTCTTCTATATCATTTGAACCTGCCGAAAAACCAATCTTCAACGCAAAGACCATTGAACAGTCTCCATCATTTggtaaatttgaaattgacgCAGACGCAAACGTCCCAACAGATTTATTTGAATACACTTTGGCCAACCAAATGTTGACAGCAATGGCTCAAGGTTACGCTGCTGAGATTTCTGCGAGAAGAAACGCTATGGATAACGCTTCCAAGAATGCTGGTGACATGATCAACCGTTACTCTATCTTGTATAACAGAACAAGACAAGCTGTCATTACTAATGAATTAGTTGATATTATTACCGGTGCTTCCTCTTTGGGCTGA
- the CHS2 gene encoding chitin synthase CHS2, giving the protein MTRNPFMVEPSSGSPGRRGASNLSRFYTNTSSNPRWANGSSESLEEGYEQSNVFQGLPVSPSRAALRYSPDRRHRTQFYRDSAHNSPVAPNRYAANLQESPKRPGEAVIHLGDGSNLYPRENTDLPVDPYHVSPQQQPSNNLFGSGRLYSQSSKYTMSTTSTTAPSLGDDEKEKYLTSTTSYDDQSTIFSADTFNETKFELNHPTRQQYVRRANSESKRRMVSDLPPPSKKKALLKLDNPIPRGLLDTLPRRNSPEFTEMRYTACTVEPDDFLKEGYTLRFAEMNRECQIAICITMYNEDKYSLARTLHSIMKNVAHLCKREKSHVWGPNGWKKVSVILISDGRAKVNQGSLDYLAALGVYQEDMAKASVNGDPVKAHIFELTTQVSINADLDYVSKDIVPVQLVFCLKEENKKKINSHRWLFNAFCPVLQPTVVTLVDVGTRLNNTAIYRLWKVFDMDSNVAGAAGQIKTMKGKWGLKLFNPLVASQNFEYKISNILDKPLESVFGYISVLPGALSAYRYRALKNHDDGTGPLRSYFLGETQEGRDHDVFTANMYLAEDRILCWELVAKRDAKWVLKYVKEATGETDVPEDVSEFISQRRRWLNGAMFAAIYAQLHFYQIWKTKHSVVRKFFLHIEFLYQFIQMLFSWFSIANFVLTFYYLAGSMNLVIKHGEALFIFFKYLIFCDLASLFIISMGNRPQGAKHLFITSMIILSICSTYSLVCGFVFAFKSLTSGTESHKIFVDIVISLLSTYGLYFFSSLMYLDPWHMFTSSIQYFLTLPAFTCTLQIFAFCNTHDVSWGTKGSTQESKQLSKAIVVQGPDGKQIVETDWPQEVDKKFLEIKSRLKEPDFEESSGNEKQSKNDYYRDIRTRIVMIWMLSNLILIMSIIQIFTPQDTDNGYLIFILWSVAALAAFRVVGSMGFLFMKYLRIIVSYRNKVEDSGSWEVSKLDLTKVFHKKG; this is encoded by the coding sequence ATGACAAGAAACCCGTTCATGGTGGAGCCTTCGAGTGGCTCTCCCGGCAGGCGTGGGGCTTCTAACCTTTCGAGGTTTTATACAAACACCAGCAGTAACCCCCGGTGGGCCAACGGCAGTTCGGAGAGCTTGGAGGAGGGCTACGAACAGTCAAACGTCTTTCAGGGTCTTCCTGTGTCTCCTTCCAGGGCCGCGCTAAGGTATTCTCCAGACCGTCGCCATAGGACTCAGTTCTATCGTGACAGTGCCCATAACTCCCCCGTTGCTCCCAACAGGTATGCTGCTAATTTGCAGGAGTCTCCGAAGAGACCAGGTGAAGCTGTTATACATCTGGGCGACGGCAGCAACCTTTATCCTCGCGAGAACACAGACTTACCGGTAGACCCCTACCACGTGTCTCCCCAACAACAGCCCAGCAACAACCTATTTGGTAGTGGCAGACTGTATTCTCAAAGCTCGAAGTATACAATGTCTACAACCTCCACCACGGCGCCTTCCCTGGGAGACGAcgagaaagagaaatacCTCACTTCCACCACATCATATGATGATCAGTCTACGATTTTCTCTGCAGACACCTTCAATGAAACTAAGTTTGAACTGAACCATCCGACAAGACAACAGTATGTAAGACGTGCTAATTCTGAgagtaaaagaagaatggtTTCAGACTTGCCTCCCCccagcaagaaaaaggcaCTGTTGAAACTAGACAACCCAATTCCAAGAGGATTGCTAGACACTTTGCCCCGTAGAAACTCCCCAGAGTTTACAGAAATGAGATACACGGCTTGTACCGTTGAACCAGATGATTTCTTAAAGGAAGGTTACACTTTGCGGTTTGCGGAGATGAACAGGGAATGCCAAATCGCCATCTGTATCACAATGTATAACGAAGATAAGTACTCCTTGGCAAGAACCCTTCATTCGATCATGAAAAACGTTGCTCATCTTTGCAAACGTGAAAAATCTCATGTCTGGGGCCCCAATGGCTGGAAGAAAGTCTCTGTTATTTTAATTAGTGATGGTAGAGCCAAAGTCAATCAAGGATCTCTTGACTACTTGGCTGCTTTGGGTGTTTACCAAGAAGATATGGCCAAAGCCTCTGTTAATGGTGATCCCGTGAAGGCGCATATTTTCGAACTGACAACTCAGGTCTCCATCAATGCGGATCTGGATTACGTTTCCAAAGACATTGTCCCAGTACAGTTAGTCTTTTGTctaaaagaggaaaacaagaaaaagatcaacTCTCATCGTTGGTTGTTCAATGCCTTCTGTCCCGTTTTGCAGCCCACCGTCGTCACTTTGGTCGATGTTGGTACGCGTTTGAACAATACCGCCATTTATCGGTTGTGGAAGGTGTTTGACATGGATTCAAACGTCGCTGGTGCCGCTGGTCAAATTAAGACTATGAAGGGTAAATGGGGattgaaacttttcaatCCACTAGTCGCGTCgcaaaattttgaatacAAAATTTCGAACATTTTAGATAAACCATTGGAAAGTGTCTTCGGTTATATCTCGGTTCTTCCCGGTGCTTTATCCGCATACAGATACAGAGCTCTGAAAAATCATGACGATGGAACTGGACCCCTAAGGTCGTACTTCCTTGGTGAAACTCAAGAAGGTAGGGACCATGATGTCTTTACGGCAAATATGTATTTGGCTGAAGATAGAATTCTTTGTTGGGAATTGGTTGCCAAGAGAGATGCCAAATGGGTTTTGAAATATGTCAAAGAAGCCACTGGTGAGACTGATGTTCCTGAAGACGTTTCTGAGTTTATTTCTCAAAGAAGACGTTGGCTGAATGGTGCAATGTTTGCTGCAATTTATGCTCAATTACATTTCTAtcaaatttggaaaaccaAACATTCCGTTGTACGTAAATTCTTCCTGCACATTGAGTTTCTTTACCAGTTTATCCAAATGCTATTTTCCTGGTTCTCCATTGCAAACTTTGTCCTTACCTTCTATTATTTGGCTGGCTCAATGAATCTAGTTATTAAACATGGTGAGGctttgttcatttttttcaagtatttGATCTTTTGTGATTTAGCAAGTTTGTTCATTATCTCTATGGGTAATAGGCCTCAAGGTGCAAAACATCTCTTCATTACGTCTATGATTATATTGTCTATTTGTTCCACATATTCATTGGTTTGCGGGTTTGTATTTGCCTTTAAGTCACTAACTTCTGGTACGGAATCACACAAAATATTCGTTGATATTGTTATCTCACTGTTGTCTACCTATGGTCTTTACTTTTTCTCATCCCTCATGTACCTGGATCCATGGCATATGTTTACATCATCCAtacaatattttttgaCGCTTCCTGCCTTTACATGCACTCTACAAATTTTTGCCTTTTGCAATACGCACGATGTTTCGTGGGGTACTAAAGGTTCTACACAGGAGTCTAAACAATTATCTAAGGCCATTGTGGTGCAAGGTCCAGATGGTAAACAGATCGTGGAAACGGATTGGCCACAGGAAGTTGAtaagaaatttttggaaataaaaagcCGCTTGAAAGAGCCTGATTTCGAAGAGTCAAGTGGTAACGAAAAGCAATCCAAGAATGACTATTACAGAGACATAAGAACCAGAATTGTGATGATATGGATGTTATCGAATTTAATACTAATCATGTCCAtcattcaaattttcacaCCACAGGATACAGACAATGGTTACttaattttcattttatgGTCGGTCGCTGCTTTAGCTGCCTTTAGAGTAGTCGGTTCTATGGGCTTCTTGTTCATGAAATACTTGCGTATAATCGTAAGTTACAGAAATAAAGTAGAAGATAGCGGATCTTGGGAAGTTTCCAAACTGGATTTGACTAAAGTCTTCCATAAAAAAGGTTAA
- the QDR3 gene encoding Qdr3p: protein MQTSSRQSDIGSLRSNDSDTSLPDNQVRMHGGDSSSSSPHRGGTDYADEKANLDTTTSNGHGQNGNQLNRLKNKDYVVPRNERRGLLPQLAIIPEFKDARDYPPMMKKMIVFLIAFSSMMGPMGTSIIFPAINAITTEYKTPVIMVNVSIGVYLLSLGVFPLWWSSLSELEGRRTTYITSFALLFAFSIGSALAPDINSFIALRMLCGAASASVQSVGAGTVADLYISEDRGKNLSYYYLGPLLAPLLSPIIGSLLVNRWPWRSTQWFMVILSGCNVILLTVLLPETLRKQDSKSAIAQILAERRVQIDRNKYGEGQENYQPEEEDELEQTENRIASLSTEKHNYVREVDGQDSLDLESPGSHVAYDGPSRENQLQRIYTEASRSMYEYQLDDSGIDATTAQVTRIRSTDPKLARSIRENSLRKLQTNLEEQVKQVLSKNGSEIAPREISAVRKCWDTFFVYFIKPLKSLYFLQYPPVALAITFSAISFSTVYFVNMTVEYKYSRPPYNFKPLYIGLLYIPNSITYLFASIYGGRWVDMLLKRYKEKYGILAPEARISWNVVTSVISFPIALLIFGWCLDKKCHWVTPLIGTALFGYAAMMTIGATLSYLVDSLPGKGATGVALNNLIRQILAATAVFVTTPMINGMGTGWAFTMLAFIVLGASSVLVILKKHGDYWRENYDLQRLYDKVD, encoded by the coding sequence ATGCAAACTTCAAGTAGACAGTCGGATATAGGATCTTTGAGAAGTAATGACTCGGACACTTCATTACCTGATAACCAAGTTAGAATGCATGGCGGGGatagcagcagcagcagtcCGCACAGAGGGGGCACTGACTATGCCGATGAAAAGGCCAATTTGGATACCACGACATCGAACGGTCATGGTCAGAACGGGAACCAGCTAAATAGACTCAAGAATAAGGATTATGTTGTTCCAAGAAATGAACGTAGGGGGCTGCTACCCCAACTTGCCATCATACCCGAATTCAAAGATGCAAGGGACTATCCgccaatgatgaaaaaaatgattgtCTTTTTAAttgcattttcttcaatgatGGGCCCCATGGGTACATCGATTATTTTTCCAGCGATCAATGCAATCACAACTGAATACAAAACTCCAGTAATCATGGTGAACGTATCGATTGGTGTATATTTGTTAAGCCTTGGTGTTTTCCCATTATGGTGGTCGTCCCTGTCCGAGTTGGAGGGGAGAAGGACCACCTACATCACCTCTTTTGCATTGCTGTTTGCATTTAGCATCGGATCTGCCTTGGCTCCTGATATTAACTCGTTTATTGCATTAAGAATGCTTTGTGGAGCCGCTTCTGCTAGCGTCCAAAGTGTTGGTGCTGGGACGGTTGCTGATTTATACATAAGTGAAGATAGAGGTAAGAACTTAAGTTATTATTACCTCGGGCCACTATTAGCCCCACTTTTATCTCCAATCATTGGTTCTCTGTTGGTGAACCGTTGGCCGTGGAGATCCACTCAATGGTTCATGGTCATTTTATCTGGGTGTAATGTTATTCTTTTGACTGTACTGCTGCCTGAAACtttaagaaaacaagactCTAAAAGTGCCATTGCTCAAATTTTGGCAGAGAGGCGTGTTCAAATAGATCGCAATAAATATGGGGAAGGACAAGAAAATTATCagccagaagaagaagacgaattGGAACAAACAGAAAATCGAATTGCCTCACTATCCACTGAGAAGCACAACTATGTTAGAGAGGTAGATGGTCAAGATTCTTTAGATTTAGAAAGTCCAGGTAGCCATGTTGCGTATGATGGGCCATCAAGGGAAAATCAATTGCAACGAATTTATACAGAGGCGAGTAGAAGCATGTATGAGTACCAATTGGACGATAGCGGTATTGATGCAACAACAGCTCAAGTTACGAGAATCAGGTCAACAGATCCAAAATTAGCAAGATCAATTCGTGAAAACAGTCTTAGAAAATTACAAACCAACTTAGAAGAACAAGTCAAACAAGTACTATCCAAAAATGGGAGCGAAATTGCTCCTAGGGAAATATCCGCGGTGAGAAAGTGCTGGGACACCTTTTTCgtttattttattaaacCTCTTAAATCGTTATACTTCCTACAATACCCACCTGTGGCACTTGCCATAACATTTTCTGcgatttccttttcaaccGTATACTTTGTTAACATGACAGTGGAATATAAGTATTCAAGGCCTCCTTACAATTTTAAACCGTTATACATTGGTCTCCTGTATATTCCAAACTCAATAACTTACCTTTTTGCCTCTATTTATGGGGGTCGTTGGGTAGACatgcttttgaaaaggtacaaagagaaatatgGAATTCTTGCTCCTGAAGCCCGTATATCATGGAATGTGGTTACATCTGTAATATCATTCCCCATCGCGCTTTTAATCTTTGGCTGGTGCTTGGACAAAAAATGTCATTGGGTAACACCGCTCATCGGAACAGCTCTTTTTGGATATGCCGCTATGATGACCATTGGAGCTACTCTTTCTTATCTGGTTGATTCTTTGCCAGGAAAGGGTGCCACAGGTGTTGCATTGAATAATCTCATCAGACAAATATTGGCCGCAACAGCTGTATTTGTCACCACGCCGATGATAAACGGTATGGGCACTGGTTGGGCCTTCACGATGTTAGCCTTTATCGTCCTAGGTGCAAGCAGTGTACTCgttatattgaaaaagcatGGTGATTACTGGAGAGAGAACTATGATTTACAAAGACTGTATGATAAAGTTGACTGA